A single genomic interval of Haloterrigena salifodinae harbors:
- a CDS encoding HAD family hydrolase gives MTDYDAVVYDLDGTLADLDVDWDAVAAAVLEIYETADIEPPSRELWDLLDAASDVGLGSEVESTIAAHERAGAETAPRLAHADELLEQAVPVGVCSLNCEAACRIALEEHGLAEAVDAVVGRDTVATRKPDPEPLLEAVGELGAEPGRALFVGDSDRDRLTAERAGIAFEFVGDGPSGV, from the coding sequence GTGACCGACTACGACGCCGTCGTCTACGATCTCGATGGAACGCTCGCCGATCTCGACGTCGACTGGGACGCCGTCGCCGCCGCCGTGCTCGAAATCTACGAGACCGCGGATATCGAGCCGCCGAGTCGGGAGTTGTGGGACCTGCTCGATGCCGCGAGCGACGTCGGCCTCGGATCCGAGGTCGAGTCGACGATCGCCGCTCACGAGCGCGCGGGCGCCGAGACGGCTCCGCGGCTGGCCCATGCCGACGAACTCCTCGAGCAGGCAGTCCCCGTCGGGGTCTGTTCGCTGAACTGCGAGGCGGCCTGCCGGATCGCCCTCGAGGAACACGGCCTCGCCGAGGCGGTCGACGCGGTGGTCGGCCGGGACACGGTCGCGACCCGAAAGCCGGATCCGGAACCGCTGCTCGAGGCGGTCGGCGAACTCGGCGCCGAGCCCGGGCGGGCGCTGTTCGTAGGCGATTCGGACCGGGATCGGCTGACCGCCGAACGGGCGGGCATCGCCTTCGAGTTCGTCGGCGACGGCCCCTCGGGCGTCTGA
- a CDS encoding twin-arginine translocation signal domain-containing protein — protein sequence MSEDITRRNFLRTSSAGAAAVGLGGLAGCTSSLPFVGDGGASSADVDSWLVDPSFTDLFQDDELSNDYQSAELQSNEQRNRTFNGVVPQAIFDNEEELITYWPLQQGSDRRSRVGVSASDLDWQLSQRVNYEFTYSYSTGYSDRERTKRQSLTVVTFAGSFDPATIEENLNDWADDQFPEDSDNGLESAGEREGFDLYETDGRAFGVSDEYVVEADGDGYLDATAALEAAIDAHANADGRWSETDDGETLLSSFDNGHMDDSTVHESAESRLKTQLGLPSDTDLGDLSDEELANRKKANDFGDWEEGLVGTATAHEFDGDSTDLRKVYLYESEGAADADTLDDYVDSNRDIGDEFATLEDYSIDTDGRTLLLTGTVRTRALIM from the coding sequence ATGTCTGAGGACATCACCAGACGGAACTTCCTACGAACTAGCAGTGCGGGCGCGGCCGCGGTCGGTCTCGGGGGACTGGCCGGGTGTACGAGTAGCCTCCCGTTCGTCGGCGACGGCGGCGCGTCGAGCGCCGACGTCGACTCGTGGCTCGTCGACCCCTCGTTCACGGACCTCTTCCAAGACGACGAACTGTCGAACGATTACCAGAGCGCCGAACTACAGAGCAACGAGCAGCGAAACCGAACGTTCAACGGCGTCGTCCCCCAGGCCATCTTCGACAACGAGGAGGAACTCATCACCTACTGGCCGCTCCAGCAAGGGTCCGACCGGCGGAGCAGAGTCGGTGTGAGCGCGAGCGACCTCGATTGGCAGCTCTCCCAGCGCGTGAACTACGAGTTCACGTACTCCTACAGCACGGGATACAGCGACAGGGAACGGACGAAACGGCAGTCGCTCACTGTCGTCACGTTTGCGGGGTCGTTCGACCCTGCGACCATCGAGGAGAATCTGAACGACTGGGCCGACGATCAATTCCCCGAGGACAGCGACAACGGCCTCGAGAGCGCCGGCGAACGCGAGGGGTTCGATCTCTACGAGACCGATGGACGAGCCTTCGGCGTCAGCGACGAGTACGTCGTTGAAGCGGACGGCGACGGCTATCTCGATGCGACCGCCGCGCTCGAGGCGGCGATCGACGCCCACGCGAACGCGGACGGGCGCTGGTCCGAGACGGACGACGGCGAGACGTTGCTGTCGTCGTTCGATAACGGACATATGGACGACTCGACCGTTCACGAGTCGGCCGAGTCGCGGTTGAAGACGCAGTTGGGGCTGCCCAGTGACACCGACCTCGGCGACCTGTCCGACGAGGAACTCGCCAATCGGAAGAAGGCCAACGACTTCGGCGACTGGGAGGAGGGGTTGGTCGGGACGGCGACCGCGCACGAGTTCGACGGCGACTCGACCGATCTCCGCAAGGTCTACCTGTACGAGAGCGAGGGCGCCGCCGACGCGGACACCCTCGACGACTACGTCGATTCGAACCGCGACATCGGCGATGAGTTCGCGACGCTCGAGGACTACTCGATCGACACGGACGGCCGGACGCTACTGCTCACCGGAACCGTTCGAACGAGAGCGCTCATCATGTAA
- the panB gene encoding 3-methyl-2-oxobutanoate hydroxymethyltransferase, which yields MPTVRDVREQAGEEPITMLTAYDAPTAEIVDDAGVDIILVGDSVGNVVLGHETTVPVTVDGIAHHVGAVSRATDDALVVADMPFLSFGVDESESIENAGRMLKEEGAQAVKLESGPHTVDLTEKMVQLGIPVMAHLGLTPQHVNQYGGYPRQGTDQAAAERMLELAIEHEEAGAFSLVLEHVPSNVAAEITEALDIPTIGIGAGPNCDGQVLVFDDAVGISEWTPSFSEQFGNVRTEMESAVDDYVDAVESGTFPAEEHSHEESDLEDLY from the coding sequence ATGCCAACCGTACGGGACGTCAGGGAGCAGGCAGGCGAGGAACCGATCACGATGCTGACGGCCTACGACGCGCCGACGGCCGAGATCGTCGACGACGCGGGCGTCGATATCATTCTCGTCGGCGACAGCGTCGGGAACGTGGTGCTGGGCCACGAGACGACGGTTCCCGTTACCGTCGACGGAATCGCCCATCACGTCGGCGCGGTCTCGCGGGCCACCGACGACGCGCTGGTCGTCGCCGACATGCCCTTCCTCTCCTTCGGCGTCGACGAGAGTGAGAGCATCGAGAACGCCGGTCGGATGCTCAAAGAGGAGGGCGCGCAGGCGGTCAAACTCGAGAGCGGTCCCCACACCGTCGACCTCACCGAGAAGATGGTCCAGCTCGGGATTCCGGTGATGGCCCACCTCGGGCTGACGCCCCAGCACGTCAACCAGTACGGCGGCTACCCCCGACAGGGGACCGATCAGGCGGCCGCCGAGCGGATGCTCGAACTCGCGATCGAACATGAGGAAGCCGGCGCGTTCTCGCTGGTCTTAGAGCACGTGCCGTCGAACGTCGCGGCCGAGATCACCGAGGCGCTCGATATTCCGACCATCGGCATCGGCGCCGGCCCGAACTGCGACGGGCAGGTGCTCGTGTTCGACGACGCCGTCGGGATCAGCGAGTGGACGCCTTCCTTCTCCGAGCAATTTGGTAACGTCCGCACGGAGATGGAATCGGCCGTCGACGACTACGTCGACGCCGTCGAATCCGGCACGTTCCCGGCCGAGGAACACAGCCACGAGGAGAGCGACCTCGAGGACCTCTACTGA
- a CDS encoding restriction endonuclease, whose protein sequence is MPTRKRAEAALERAADGERTRELLEELEELADAVDDDELHQRLTLAVYRFLEDDPALFVDDPAAFFHELRTSDEFAEGTLITFSAVAEEPPEAFADRVDDLLALLTSGNDLKRGLSLRCLYHLAVRMPYAIGGATHAFRACLDDPNARIRGTACLALGTLESNDARDALEDRLRDESEYVREAAAWATARLEEDASASEPTDSWERTDFESLDPLEFESLVADLWDAMGYRTEETGAGPDGGIDVVAATDAERIAIQVKRYFETSATGPETQQVAGQTARSEFDRAVLVTSSGFTTPAERFADDATGVELIDGRSLCDLLDVNGLKPGSYR, encoded by the coding sequence ATGCCCACTCGCAAGCGCGCGGAAGCGGCGCTCGAACGCGCCGCGGACGGGGAGCGAACGCGCGAACTCCTCGAAGAACTGGAGGAATTGGCCGACGCGGTCGACGACGACGAACTACACCAACGACTCACGCTGGCCGTCTACAGGTTCCTCGAGGACGATCCGGCGTTGTTCGTCGACGATCCGGCAGCGTTCTTCCACGAACTGCGTACGTCGGACGAGTTCGCGGAGGGAACGCTGATCACGTTTAGCGCGGTCGCCGAGGAGCCGCCCGAGGCCTTCGCGGATCGCGTCGACGACCTGCTCGCCTTGCTGACCAGCGGAAACGACCTCAAACGAGGGCTGTCCCTTCGCTGTCTCTACCACCTCGCCGTCCGGATGCCGTACGCGATCGGTGGCGCAACCCACGCGTTCCGGGCCTGCCTCGACGATCCGAACGCGCGGATTCGGGGAACGGCGTGTCTCGCACTCGGGACCCTCGAGTCGAACGACGCTCGGGACGCGCTCGAGGACCGACTCCGCGACGAGTCTGAATACGTCCGCGAGGCGGCGGCGTGGGCGACGGCGCGACTCGAGGAGGATGCCTCCGCCTCGGAGCCGACCGACTCGTGGGAGCGAACCGATTTCGAATCGCTCGACCCCCTCGAGTTCGAGTCCCTCGTCGCCGACCTCTGGGACGCGATGGGGTATCGAACGGAGGAGACCGGAGCGGGTCCGGACGGCGGGATCGACGTCGTCGCCGCGACCGACGCCGAACGGATCGCCATCCAGGTCAAGCGATATTTCGAGACGTCGGCGACAGGACCCGAGACGCAGCAGGTCGCCGGACAGACCGCACGGAGCGAGTTTGACCGCGCGGTTCTCGTCACGAGTTCCGGATTCACGACTCCTGCAGAGCGGTTCGCCGACGACGCGACCGGCGTCGAACTCATCGACGGGCGCAGCCTCTGCGATCTCCTCGACGTGAACGGCCTCAAGCCGGGATCGTATCGGTAG
- a CDS encoding acyl-CoA dehydrogenase family protein yields the protein MEESDERAAIRDTVREFAAEEIRPVAREADETQSFPEDIWDGLADLDLTGLTVPEEYGGYDADPLTAAIVNEEVAYGALAVATALSVHSLATSCIAEFGSDEQRERWLPEMAEGRPVGAFALSEPHAGSNPAEMSTVARREGDEYVINGEKQWITNGQRAGVYILFAKTDRDDPDSVTQFLVPGDVDSLTVGEKEDKLGLRASDTTSLTFDDVRVPAENRLTEEGQGLSAAFHILTGGRIAIAAQSVGLAQAALDEALAYSQEREQFGDPIAEIQSIRHKLAEMATRTKAARLLTRHAARARHETDGTGALEASMAKYFASETAMFVTNEAVQIHGGYGYVTEGEVERLYRDAKITEIYEGTTEIQKTVIARELLE from the coding sequence ATGGAGGAGTCCGACGAACGGGCCGCGATCAGGGACACGGTCCGCGAGTTCGCCGCGGAAGAGATCCGACCGGTTGCGCGGGAGGCCGACGAGACCCAGTCGTTCCCGGAAGACATCTGGGACGGCCTCGCCGATCTCGACCTCACGGGGCTGACGGTCCCCGAGGAGTACGGCGGGTACGACGCCGATCCGCTCACCGCCGCGATCGTCAACGAGGAGGTTGCCTACGGCGCACTGGCGGTGGCGACGGCGCTATCAGTCCACTCGCTGGCGACCTCCTGTATCGCGGAGTTCGGCAGCGACGAACAACGAGAGCGCTGGCTACCCGAGATGGCAGAGGGCCGCCCGGTCGGCGCGTTCGCGCTCTCGGAACCCCATGCGGGGTCGAACCCGGCCGAGATGTCCACGGTGGCCCGCAGGGAGGGAGACGAGTACGTCATTAACGGCGAGAAACAGTGGATTACGAACGGGCAACGCGCCGGCGTCTACATCCTCTTCGCGAAGACCGACCGCGACGACCCGGACTCGGTCACGCAGTTTCTGGTCCCCGGCGACGTCGACAGCCTCACCGTCGGCGAGAAGGAGGATAAACTCGGTCTCCGTGCGAGCGACACCACGAGTCTGACCTTCGACGACGTCCGGGTTCCGGCGGAAAACCGGCTCACCGAGGAGGGCCAGGGCCTCTCCGCCGCCTTTCACATTCTCACCGGCGGGCGAATCGCCATCGCCGCCCAGTCGGTCGGCCTCGCGCAGGCGGCCCTCGACGAGGCGCTGGCCTACAGCCAGGAGCGCGAGCAGTTTGGCGACCCGATCGCGGAGATCCAGTCGATCCGACACAAACTCGCCGAGATGGCCACCCGAACGAAGGCCGCGCGCCTGCTGACCCGCCACGCCGCACGGGCGCGCCACGAAACCGACGGCACGGGCGCGCTCGAGGCCAGCATGGCCAAGTACTTCGCGAGCGAGACGGCGATGTTCGTCACGAACGAGGCCGTCCAGATCCACGGCGGCTACGGCTACGTCACCGAAGGCGAGGTCGAGCGCCTCTACCGCGACGCCAAGATCACCGAGATCTACGAGGGGACCACGGAGATCCAGAAGACCGTGATCGCTCGAGAACTACTCGAGTGA
- a CDS encoding DUF5822 domain-containing protein encodes MPERVETTNPEGVDYGWVMQVTFVATILIGAPIVAFLSVNADLPSWGARAEFAVRVGAPIWFCTALVVFAYAKRNQA; translated from the coding sequence GTGCCCGAACGCGTCGAAACGACGAATCCGGAGGGAGTCGACTACGGCTGGGTGATGCAGGTCACCTTCGTCGCCACGATCCTCATCGGCGCGCCGATCGTCGCCTTCCTCTCCGTCAACGCCGATCTGCCGTCCTGGGGTGCCCGCGCGGAGTTCGCGGTCCGCGTCGGCGCGCCGATCTGGTTCTGTACCGCTCTCGTCGTCTTCGCGTACGCGAAGCGCAACCAGGCCTGA